In one window of Skermanella rosea DNA:
- a CDS encoding ATP-binding protein, giving the protein MIHSWCVILLVCAVFGIGGFGFVLSTAGEPGPYEGAGLAVTLAVPPVLAGFLAFRTGLAAIGRLFASRTDTEHEQIVIRILLVSLILAYVLVLVLVEGAAGHLVRSVLILPTVCAGSWLLLVHLMLEPGPSVPRRVVGNLLDMSMVSAFLHVGGAMAAPWYLIYLWVTFGNGFRYGPRFLMSSAVLGAAGFAWVIHVTPFWLEIPHVAYGLLAALLVLPAYVARLIRQLTEAKVQAEAANRAKGRFLATVSHELRTPLTAIIGMGDMMMGTKLDGEQREMAATVNASAKQLLSLITDVLDFSQLEEDKLTIDSGPFDLHRVLHATRLMLRGQARAKRLTLRLVVGADVPRTVVGDGRRLQQALTNLMANAVKFTETGDVTLSVRVTRSVHERAGHGAVLEFRVSDTGIGIAPQHLDRIFDRFTQAEDDINRRYGGTGLGLAISRQLVELMGGTIGVASELHRGSEFWITLPFTVPHPGRAAGAAAPIGCPVEPLPVDSLPVDPLPVTAGSPDRVAAIRSALEEERAQGRMAGPETDGIADAVDAGARLSAALRDDSALPVLLIARDALDDPATALEPWLESADGIERAVVVLVGATPLEATRRARGWRAELVLSCSDGPGQVRRALDTARSLAAAAAGASGAGGGDPAPSGRRCRILVAEDNAINRRVIEKILQRAGHEAVFAADGDEALDLLDRSRFDIVLMDMNMPAVSGLDVARMYRFTHTDRPHLPIVALTAEATEAARRQCAEAGMDAFLTKPVDPGALFATIARLVDGGTQAAAPVPVWAVSAAATGPAALRSGTEPAPGQAQGQDEPSIDTAALDKLRSVDDDPAFLAQIAREFLSDAEELVGELEHAWASGDLHAFKDHAHSLRSSASYVGAAPMVRLLLSCRDLSRDELAEEGYRRVKDIQAEFVRVRAALRELA; this is encoded by the coding sequence GTGATTCATTCCTGGTGCGTAATCCTGCTGGTCTGCGCCGTCTTCGGTATCGGCGGGTTCGGGTTCGTGCTGAGCACGGCCGGGGAGCCGGGGCCGTACGAGGGCGCCGGGCTGGCCGTCACGCTGGCCGTGCCGCCGGTCCTGGCGGGCTTCCTGGCGTTCCGGACCGGGCTGGCCGCGATCGGCCGGCTGTTCGCCTCGCGGACCGACACCGAGCACGAGCAGATCGTCATCCGGATCCTGCTGGTCAGCCTGATCCTGGCCTATGTGCTGGTCCTGGTGCTGGTCGAGGGGGCCGCCGGCCACCTGGTCCGGTCGGTGCTGATCCTGCCCACCGTGTGCGCCGGGTCCTGGCTGCTGCTGGTCCACCTGATGCTGGAACCGGGGCCGTCGGTGCCGCGCCGGGTGGTCGGCAACCTGCTGGACATGTCGATGGTCAGCGCCTTCCTGCATGTCGGCGGGGCCATGGCGGCGCCCTGGTACCTGATCTATCTGTGGGTCACCTTCGGGAACGGCTTCCGCTACGGCCCCCGCTTCCTGATGTCGTCGGCGGTGCTGGGCGCCGCCGGGTTCGCCTGGGTGATCCACGTCACGCCGTTCTGGCTGGAGATCCCCCACGTCGCCTACGGCCTGCTGGCGGCGCTGCTGGTGCTGCCGGCCTACGTCGCCCGGCTGATCCGGCAGCTCACCGAGGCCAAGGTCCAGGCGGAGGCGGCCAACCGCGCCAAGGGCCGGTTCCTGGCGACGGTCAGCCACGAGCTGCGCACGCCGCTGACCGCGATCATCGGCATGGGCGACATGATGATGGGGACGAAGCTGGACGGCGAGCAGCGCGAGATGGCGGCCACCGTCAACGCGTCGGCCAAGCAGCTGCTGTCGCTGATCACCGACGTGCTGGATTTCTCCCAGCTGGAGGAGGACAAGCTCACCATCGATTCCGGCCCCTTCGACCTGCACCGCGTGCTGCACGCCACGCGGCTGATGCTGCGCGGGCAGGCCAGGGCGAAGCGGCTGACCCTGCGGCTGGTGGTCGGCGCCGACGTGCCGCGGACGGTGGTCGGCGACGGCAGGCGGCTTCAGCAGGCGCTGACCAACCTGATGGCCAACGCCGTCAAGTTCACCGAGACCGGCGACGTGACCCTGTCGGTGCGCGTGACCCGGTCCGTCCACGAGCGGGCCGGGCACGGCGCGGTCCTGGAGTTCCGCGTCTCCGACACCGGCATCGGCATCGCGCCGCAGCACCTGGACCGCATCTTCGACCGCTTCACCCAGGCGGAGGACGACATCAACCGGCGCTACGGCGGTACCGGCCTGGGGCTGGCGATCTCCCGCCAGCTGGTCGAGCTGATGGGCGGCACCATCGGCGTCGCCAGCGAGCTCCACCGCGGCAGCGAGTTCTGGATCACCCTGCCGTTCACCGTCCCGCACCCCGGCCGGGCCGCCGGCGCGGCGGCACCAATCGGCTGCCCGGTCGAACCGTTGCCGGTCGATTCGCTGCCGGTCGATCCGCTGCCGGTCACGGCCGGATCGCCGGACCGGGTCGCGGCGATCCGCTCGGCCCTGGAGGAGGAGAGGGCGCAAGGCAGGATGGCGGGCCCGGAAACGGACGGCATCGCCGACGCGGTGGACGCCGGGGCGCGGCTGTCCGCGGCGCTTCGGGACGACTCGGCGCTTCCCGTGCTGCTGATCGCGCGCGACGCGCTGGACGATCCGGCCACCGCGCTGGAGCCCTGGCTGGAAAGCGCCGACGGCATCGAGCGCGCCGTCGTGGTGCTGGTCGGCGCCACCCCGCTCGAGGCGACCCGGCGCGCCCGCGGCTGGCGGGCGGAACTGGTGCTGAGCTGTTCCGACGGGCCGGGGCAGGTCCGGCGCGCGCTGGACACGGCGCGGTCGCTGGCCGCGGCGGCCGCCGGCGCGTCCGGTGCCGGCGGCGGCGACCCGGCGCCGTCAGGGCGGCGCTGCCGCATCCTGGTCGCGGAGGACAACGCGATCAACCGGCGGGTGATCGAGAAGATCCTCCAGCGGGCGGGGCACGAGGCCGTCTTCGCCGCCGACGGGGACGAGGCGCTGGACCTGCTGGACCGCAGCCGGTTCGACATCGTCCTGATGGACATGAACATGCCGGCGGTCAGCGGCCTGGACGTCGCCCGGATGTACCGCTTCACCCATACCGACCGGCCGCACCTGCCGATCGTGGCGCTGACCGCGGAGGCGACCGAGGCGGCGCGGCGCCAGTGCGCGGAAGCCGGCATGGACGCTTTCCTGACCAAGCCGGTCGATCCCGGCGCGCTGTTCGCGACCATCGCCCGGCTGGTCGACGGCGGGACCCAGGCCGCCGCGCCGGTTCCGGTCTGGGCCGTTTCCGCCGCCGCGACCGGTCCCGCGGCCCTTCGGAGCGGGACGGAACCGGCGCCGGGACAAGCGCAGGGCCAGGACGAGCCGAGCATCGACACCGCGGCGCTGGACAAGCTGCGGTCGGTCGACGACGACCCGGCGTTCCTGGCCCAGATTGCCCGCGAGTTCCTGAGCGACGCCGAGGAACTGGTCGGCGAGCTGGAGCACGCCTGGGCGTCCGGCGACCTCCACGCCTTCAAGGACCATGCGCATTCCTTGCGCAGCAGCGCGTCCTATGTCGGCGCGGCACCCATGGTGCGCCTGCTGCTGTCCTGCCGCGACCTGTCGCGCGACGAGCTGGCCGAGGAGGGATACCGGCGGGTGAAGGACATCCAGGCGGAGTTCGTCCGCGTGCGGGCGGCGCTTCGCGAGCTGGCGTGA
- a CDS encoding Shedu anti-phage system protein SduA domain-containing protein produces MSCWSSSTADHPTASSVEKRAPPNSGIGGGELQHAFSQVSDWRWATNDNQHSNLYKNVFGSDYVSETCLTVCGRSSFLGPTDSSRLHWRSEKTTIAACPIRFWTYDDLYTEIFAALDVWRAIRAEQFAAQDSRLAEKSS; encoded by the coding sequence ATTTCGTGCTGGTCGAGTTCGACGGCGGATCACCCAACAGCATCTTCAGTCGAAAAAAGGGCTCCGCCCAACTCAGGGATTGGGGGGGGCGAGCTTCAGCACGCCTTTAGCCAGGTTTCCGATTGGAGGTGGGCCACGAACGACAATCAGCACAGCAACTTGTACAAGAATGTGTTCGGGTCGGACTATGTTTCAGAGACCTGTCTGACGGTTTGCGGACGAAGCAGCTTCCTGGGACCGACCGACAGCTCACGGCTGCATTGGCGAAGCGAAAAGACGACGATCGCCGCATGCCCGATCCGATTCTGGACGTACGACGACCTGTACACGGAAATCTTCGCCGCGCTCGACGTCTGGCGAGCCATCCGTGCCGAGCAGTTCGCGGCGCAGGATAGCCGGTTGGCGGAGAAATCTTCCTGA
- a CDS encoding DUF4258 domain-containing protein, with translation MIAASPSSECPDKQNMRRRFLTGSAMAQATQKPGDRKCEVRFTSNALHALRLRNISEADVLQALSEGSVSRVDDKSGHTVLRMGDVRIVTQGDGASITVLTAMRTSEFPNHAEQAFDRDET, from the coding sequence ATGATCGCGGCGTCCCCTTCGAGCGAATGTCCCGATAAGCAGAACATGCGCAGACGGTTTTTGACTGGATCGGCGATGGCGCAGGCAACACAAAAGCCGGGTGACCGGAAGTGCGAAGTCCGCTTCACCAGCAATGCGCTTCACGCCTTAAGGCTGAGGAACATCAGCGAGGCGGATGTGCTGCAGGCCCTGTCGGAGGGTTCCGTAAGTCGGGTGGACGACAAGAGCGGCCATACGGTTCTCCGCATGGGTGATGTTCGTATCGTGACCCAAGGAGATGGCGCTTCGATAACCGTGCTTACGGCGATGCGCACGAGCGAATTTCCCAATCATGCCGAACAGGCTTTTGATCGAGACGAGACTTGA
- a CDS encoding catalase-related domain-containing protein, giving the protein MTLNLLERRNGSVHARGRFDTMMDWERDDLILNMGTLLGQCERDVQERMIWHFFLVHDDYGRRVGEVLGITADDVCNLPPPPKQVLIDEDKHRLQNLGNNGDKIDPTV; this is encoded by the coding sequence ATGACGTTGAACCTGCTGGAGCGCCGCAACGGCTCTGTCCATGCGCGCGGCCGATTCGACACCATGATGGACTGGGAACGAGACGACCTGATCCTGAACATGGGCACGCTGCTGGGCCAGTGCGAACGCGACGTCCAGGAACGGATGATCTGGCACTTCTTCCTGGTCCATGACGATTATGGCCGCCGCGTCGGCGAAGTGCTCGGCATCACCGCCGACGACGTCTGCAACTTGCCGCCGCCGCCCAAGCAGGTGCTGATCGACGAGGACAAGCACCGGCTCCAGAACCTGGGCAACAACGGCGACAAGATCGACCCCACGGTGTGA
- a CDS encoding SIR2 family protein, with protein MNLPATVTIEAGTSILFLGAGFSAEATNTNDEDIKDVTALISYLLGKVDITSSDGYDLDTAAEEFQKVHGDEATVIALHSNFRTKAYSDDQATIVTQPWRRIYTTNYDDVIETICADNRKPVTTHGANDPVSQPIPGTTQLLHIYGNIGRASAHEFAATFLLTERQRDNSPFLKSPWMRAFHDDVLAASSVIFVGFSLTDIDIRRLLGLMPPEVLRKIHFVNRPSTKQPILTRMNKFGTAHPIGLSALATHLGTKRPGEPVKSYTALPVAMQEIFFTPKVTASISAPDIERLLIAGSLDLDKLSQADISGELGSYTISRSRRAYARAGNHASGNIPILVNSDIGNGKTVFSYQIGYLYAQKNYRVFKFQREPNNIGDVLAYLQALDEPALLIFDDVMRFPKLPTAILRMRKSSIVVLATVRTIFLDTSASAVKSRLADVTSIEIDLDSPLRDETQRMVEYLTVNGLLGNYSDLSTSEKLHFVERTCGGQLRDIVLSLYETGALHSRVEELLVNIQKLDKGAQHIIIFSAVLTQAGYQDLSQVWLLSELLDYSGAFEDLRASLNEHELGSLVLIDKGDVSIRSTALAEFILKRVFNLETILAVVKRGLISVHNHFASEHDLVKMAKGLLKFSVYGRIIKSDRENPIIEKFYDDCRLLSFAADDPLFWVQRSICTMNNGQFDISFRFIENAYGLARRRTNWDTYQIDNHKARVLLTQSRETGVSADGSREQDAISLLQLVLTRKNDDLYHPLSVMRIYAEIVDRHSHTLSQEQKKSLKKIIEAAIRSIANFKHLDRFRNLPELRNRLAGAVKALT; from the coding sequence ATGAATCTGCCCGCAACGGTTACAATTGAAGCCGGCACATCCATCCTATTCTTGGGCGCTGGCTTTTCCGCCGAAGCCACGAACACCAATGATGAAGACATCAAGGACGTCACAGCGCTGATCAGCTATCTGCTCGGCAAAGTAGATATCACTTCGTCGGATGGATATGATCTGGACACTGCGGCGGAGGAATTCCAAAAAGTCCACGGCGACGAGGCAACCGTCATTGCCTTGCATTCGAACTTCCGGACCAAAGCATATTCGGACGATCAAGCGACCATCGTCACCCAGCCTTGGAGAAGGATATACACGACCAACTACGACGACGTCATCGAGACGATCTGCGCGGACAACCGCAAGCCAGTCACGACGCATGGTGCGAACGACCCGGTAAGCCAGCCAATACCCGGGACGACCCAACTCCTGCACATTTATGGCAACATAGGCAGAGCGTCGGCCCACGAGTTCGCGGCAACATTCCTGTTAACGGAGCGGCAGCGGGATAACTCTCCCTTTCTGAAATCTCCGTGGATGCGCGCCTTCCACGACGACGTGCTCGCTGCTTCAAGCGTCATCTTCGTCGGGTTCTCGCTGACTGATATCGACATCCGCAGACTTCTTGGTCTCATGCCTCCCGAAGTCCTGCGAAAGATCCACTTTGTGAACCGCCCCAGCACGAAGCAGCCGATCCTTACGCGCATGAACAAGTTTGGAACGGCGCATCCCATCGGACTTTCGGCCTTGGCCACCCATTTGGGAACGAAGCGGCCAGGAGAACCCGTCAAATCCTACACGGCGCTTCCCGTCGCTATGCAGGAGATATTCTTTACCCCAAAGGTTACGGCATCTATCTCGGCGCCCGACATCGAACGTCTTCTTATCGCCGGGTCGCTGGATTTGGACAAACTGTCGCAAGCCGATATTTCCGGCGAACTAGGATCGTATACAATATCGCGTAGCCGACGAGCTTATGCTCGCGCCGGCAATCATGCATCCGGTAATATTCCCATCCTGGTTAACAGTGACATCGGTAATGGCAAGACAGTTTTTTCGTACCAGATTGGATATTTATACGCCCAGAAGAACTACCGCGTCTTTAAATTCCAGCGAGAGCCAAACAATATTGGCGACGTTCTTGCCTATCTGCAAGCACTGGACGAGCCCGCGCTGCTAATCTTCGACGATGTCATGCGGTTCCCCAAACTGCCGACTGCGATCTTAAGAATGAGGAAAAGCAGCATTGTTGTCCTGGCCACCGTTCGAACGATCTTCCTCGACACATCGGCTTCCGCGGTGAAATCTCGCCTCGCGGACGTGACATCCATCGAAATCGACCTCGACAGCCCGCTACGCGACGAGACGCAGCGAATGGTTGAGTACCTCACTGTCAACGGCCTCCTTGGGAACTATTCGGACCTTTCAACCTCAGAAAAGCTGCACTTTGTGGAGCGCACCTGCGGCGGCCAGCTGCGTGATATCGTCCTTAGCCTTTACGAGACGGGCGCCCTGCACAGCAGGGTGGAAGAGCTTCTGGTCAATATCCAGAAACTCGACAAGGGCGCGCAGCACATCATTATTTTCAGTGCGGTCCTGACCCAGGCGGGATACCAGGATCTGTCACAGGTCTGGCTCCTCTCCGAATTGCTCGATTATTCCGGCGCTTTCGAGGACCTGAGGGCCTCATTAAACGAGCACGAACTCGGCAGTCTCGTTCTGATCGACAAAGGCGATGTCAGCATTCGGTCTACGGCACTGGCTGAATTCATCCTCAAGCGTGTCTTCAATCTTGAAACCATCCTTGCCGTAGTGAAGCGTGGACTGATCTCGGTCCACAACCATTTCGCCAGCGAGCATGATCTTGTTAAGATGGCAAAAGGACTTTTGAAATTCTCGGTTTATGGACGGATTATCAAAAGCGACCGTGAAAACCCGATCATCGAAAAGTTCTATGACGACTGTCGATTACTGTCATTTGCCGCTGACGATCCGTTGTTCTGGGTTCAGCGGTCAATATGCACCATGAACAACGGGCAGTTTGACATTTCGTTCCGCTTCATCGAAAACGCCTATGGCTTGGCCCGGCGTCGTACGAATTGGGACACCTATCAGATCGACAATCACAAGGCTCGGGTGCTGTTGACGCAGTCACGGGAGACTGGCGTCAGCGCGGATGGCAGCCGCGAACAAGATGCCATATCATTGCTGCAGTTGGTGTTGACGAGGAAAAATGACGATCTCTATCACCCGCTTTCCGTAATGCGGATTTATGCGGAAATCGTAGATAGGCATTCGCATACCTTAAGTCAAGAACAGAAGAAATCCCTGAAGAAAATTATCGAGGCTGCTATTCGCAGCATTGCGAATTTCAAGCACCTTGACCGCTTTAGGAACCTTCCCGAATTGCGAAATCGGCTCGCAGGTGCGGTCAAAGCACTCACTTGA
- a CDS encoding iron-containing alcohol dehydrogenase, translated as MIATIAMPKLMLIGGGSIGQVADMLGRLGIRRPLIVTDPFMRDSGAIARLTDPLKAAGIPFEVFADTVPDPTTDVVDAGARMLSGGGFDGMIALGGGSPIDTAKAMGVLAANPGRMRDYKVPNPIPNEGVPLLAIPTTAGTGSEVTKFTVITDTETDEKMLIAGNGVIPQGAIVDYELTLTCPFRLTADTGIDTLTHAIEAYVSRKANPFSDSMALAAMARVAKHLRTACFEPDNREAREGMMLAANQAGIAFSNASVALVHGMSRPIGAHFHVPHGLSNAMLLPAVTAFSLPTATARYADCARAMGACAPDTDDEQAGIALLGALVSLNADLKVPTPQAYGIDESRFMSILPLMAEQALGSGSPANNPRVPTAEEIVSLYRDVYAA; from the coding sequence ATGATCGCCACCATCGCCATGCCCAAGCTGATGCTGATCGGCGGCGGCTCCATCGGCCAGGTCGCCGATATGCTGGGTCGCCTGGGCATCCGGCGCCCGCTGATCGTGACCGATCCCTTCATGCGCGACAGCGGGGCGATCGCCCGGCTGACCGATCCGCTGAAGGCGGCCGGCATTCCGTTCGAGGTGTTCGCCGACACCGTGCCCGATCCCACCACCGACGTGGTCGATGCCGGTGCCCGCATGCTCTCCGGCGGCGGGTTCGACGGGATGATCGCGCTGGGCGGCGGCTCGCCGATCGACACCGCCAAGGCCATGGGCGTCCTGGCCGCCAATCCCGGCCGCATGCGCGACTACAAGGTGCCCAATCCGATCCCCAACGAGGGCGTGCCGCTGCTCGCCATCCCGACCACCGCCGGGACCGGGTCGGAGGTGACCAAGTTCACCGTCATCACCGATACCGAGACCGACGAGAAGATGCTGATCGCCGGCAACGGCGTGATCCCCCAGGGCGCCATCGTCGATTACGAGCTGACGCTGACCTGCCCCTTCCGCCTGACCGCCGATACCGGCATCGACACGCTGACCCACGCGATCGAGGCCTATGTCAGCCGCAAGGCCAACCCGTTCTCCGACAGCATGGCCTTGGCCGCCATGGCCCGCGTCGCGAAGCACCTTCGCACCGCCTGCTTCGAGCCGGACAACCGCGAAGCCCGCGAGGGGATGATGCTGGCGGCCAACCAGGCCGGCATCGCCTTCAGCAACGCCTCGGTCGCCCTGGTCCACGGCATGAGCCGCCCGATCGGCGCCCATTTCCACGTGCCGCACGGCCTGTCCAACGCCATGCTGCTGCCGGCGGTCACCGCCTTCTCCCTCCCCACGGCGACGGCCCGCTATGCCGACTGCGCCCGCGCCATGGGGGCCTGCGCGCCCGACACCGACGACGAGCAGGCCGGCATCGCCCTGCTGGGCGCCCTCGTCTCCCTCAACGCCGACCTCAAGGTGCCGACCCCGCAGGCCTACGGCATCGACGAGAGCCGGTTCATGTCGATCCTGCCCCTGATGGCGGAGCAGGCGCTGGGCTCCGGCTCGCCGGCCAACAACCCGCGCGTGCCGACCGCGGAGGAGATCGTCAGCCTCTACCGCGACGTCTACGCGGCCTGA
- a CDS encoding cupin domain-containing protein — protein sequence MTERNGGDRHGTDWREHGVRVVRGDQLDTNTPQTPGMNRAAAINHARVGAQKLWAGTVTIHPDAKTGAHHHGELESVIYVVRGRARMRWGEALEYTAEAGPGDFIYVPPFVPHQEINASADEPLECVLVRSDQEAVVVNLDIPMVEQPETVAWVDPIHK from the coding sequence ATGACCGAGCGGAACGGGGGTGACCGGCACGGGACCGACTGGCGGGAGCACGGCGTCCGCGTCGTGCGCGGCGACCAGCTCGACACCAACACGCCGCAGACGCCCGGCATGAACCGGGCGGCCGCCATCAACCACGCCCGCGTCGGGGCGCAGAAGCTGTGGGCCGGGACGGTCACGATCCATCCCGACGCCAAGACCGGCGCCCACCATCATGGCGAGCTGGAAAGCGTCATCTACGTGGTGCGCGGGCGCGCCCGCATGCGCTGGGGCGAGGCGCTGGAATACACGGCGGAGGCCGGGCCGGGCGACTTCATCTATGTCCCGCCCTTCGTCCCCCACCAGGAGATCAACGCCAGCGCCGACGAACCGCTGGAATGCGTCCTGGTCCGCAGCGACCAGGAAGCCGTCGTCGTCAACCTGGACATTCCCATGGTGGAACAGCCCGAAACCGTCGCCTGGGTCGATCCGATCCACAAGTGA
- a CDS encoding terminase small subunit — protein sequence MTPRQEAFCQAMAANVGGAEAARRAGYSPKGAKQRGAYLMTQPEIRIRIDQLRASRSSGVQADLEEAAETVKAIIAEAMEKKSLSLAFRAVELRLKLRGVIQDRRIPHHFVAQVPHPDADLERLDFDPAEDDDHRRDGCRDLPKAVSPALPPSSAAKPGMRPKIVTRHSDPRAGEGRRFGDTLAAATSHAALMPVSLPMPVAAGARRA from the coding sequence CTGACCCCGCGGCAGGAGGCGTTCTGCCAGGCCATGGCCGCCAATGTCGGCGGAGCGGAGGCCGCGCGTCGCGCCGGCTACTCCCCCAAGGGCGCCAAGCAGCGCGGCGCCTACCTGATGACCCAGCCGGAGATCCGCATCCGGATCGACCAGCTCCGGGCGTCCCGCAGTTCCGGTGTCCAGGCCGACCTGGAGGAAGCCGCCGAAACGGTCAAGGCCATCATCGCCGAGGCGATGGAGAAGAAGTCGCTGTCCCTGGCCTTCCGCGCGGTCGAGCTACGCCTCAAGCTGCGCGGCGTCATCCAGGACAGGCGCATCCCGCACCACTTCGTAGCCCAAGTCCCCCATCCTGACGCCGACCTGGAGCGGCTCGACTTCGACCCGGCCGAGGACGACGATCACCGCCGCGATGGCTGCCGCGACCTCCCCAAAGCCGTCTCGCCCGCCTTACCCCCGTCCTCCGCGGCGAAGCCGGGGATGAGGCCGAAGATAGTGACCCGGCATAGTGACCCTCGCGCCGGGGAGGGCCGCCGTTTCGGCGACACCCTGGCCGCCGCCACCTCGCACGCGGCCCTCATGCCGGTATCCCTGCCGATGCCGGTAGCCGCCGGTGCCCGCCGCGCATAG
- a CDS encoding mannose-1-phosphate guanylyltransferase/mannose-6-phosphate isomerase — translation MPPINSAPTIHPVLLSGGSGSRLWPISRESYPKQLLPLVGERTMLQDTVGRVAGEGFAPPLVICNDEHRFVIAEQLRQIAVTPSAIALEPTGRNTAPAAAVAALLIAEQDPDGLLLLLPADHVIRDAEAFHAAVAAAASAAAAGNLVTFGITPTAPETGYGYIRQGAELTGHGGVFQVDAFVEKPGIGKAADMLAAGGHFWNGGMFLFSAAKLLAEMEKFEPAIVAACREAIAKGSRDLDFFRLDPEAFGKAPSISIDYAVMERTDAAVVVPATIGWTDVGAWSALWDIGAKDENGNVFVGDVMTEDARNCYVRSEGVLTAVVGLDDVVVVATDDAILVASRDKVQDIKKVVERLKKEGRPEAKIHSRVHRPWGFYQCLHEGERFQVKRLTVKPGATLSLQKHYHRAEHWVVVNGTALVTRDSDQVLLRENESIYIPLGAVHRLENPGKVTLNLIEVQSGSYLGEDDIVRLTDTYGRA, via the coding sequence ATGCCCCCCATCAACAGTGCCCCGACCATCCATCCCGTTCTGCTTTCCGGCGGCTCCGGATCGCGCCTCTGGCCGATCTCGCGGGAAAGCTATCCGAAGCAGCTGCTGCCGCTGGTCGGCGAGCGGACCATGCTCCAGGACACCGTGGGCCGCGTCGCGGGCGAGGGTTTCGCGCCGCCGCTGGTGATCTGCAACGACGAGCACCGGTTCGTGATCGCGGAACAGCTCCGCCAGATCGCGGTCACGCCGTCCGCCATCGCGCTGGAGCCGACCGGCCGCAACACCGCCCCCGCGGCGGCCGTGGCGGCACTGCTCATCGCCGAGCAGGACCCCGACGGTCTGCTTCTGCTGCTGCCGGCCGACCACGTGATCCGCGACGCCGAGGCGTTCCACGCGGCGGTGGCCGCCGCCGCGAGCGCCGCCGCCGCCGGCAACCTGGTCACCTTCGGCATCACGCCGACCGCGCCGGAGACCGGCTATGGCTATATCCGCCAGGGCGCCGAGCTGACCGGCCACGGGGGCGTGTTCCAGGTCGACGCCTTCGTGGAGAAGCCGGGCATCGGCAAGGCCGCCGACATGCTGGCCGCGGGCGGGCATTTCTGGAACGGCGGCATGTTCCTGTTCTCCGCCGCCAAGCTGCTGGCCGAAATGGAGAAGTTCGAACCCGCCATCGTCGCCGCCTGCCGCGAGGCGATCGCCAAGGGCTCCCGCGACCTGGACTTCTTCCGCCTGGACCCGGAAGCCTTCGGCAAGGCCCCCAGCATCTCCATCGACTATGCCGTGATGGAGCGGACCGACGCCGCCGTGGTGGTTCCCGCCACGATCGGCTGGACCGACGTGGGCGCCTGGTCGGCGCTGTGGGACATCGGCGCCAAGGACGAGAACGGCAACGTGTTCGTCGGCGACGTGATGACCGAGGACGCGCGCAACTGCTATGTCCGGTCCGAGGGCGTGCTGACCGCCGTGGTCGGGCTCGACGACGTGGTGGTGGTCGCGACCGACGACGCCATCCTGGTGGCCAGCCGCGACAAGGTGCAGGACATCAAGAAGGTGGTCGAGCGGCTGAAGAAGGAAGGCCGGCCGGAGGCGAAGATCCACAGCCGGGTCCACCGCCCGTGGGGCTTCTACCAGTGCCTGCACGAGGGCGAGCGGTTCCAGGTCAAGCGCCTGACGGTCAAGCCCGGCGCCACGCTGTCGTTGCAGAAGCATTATCACCGGGCGGAGCACTGGGTCGTGGTCAACGGCACGGCGCTGGTCACCCGGGATTCCGACCAGGTTCTGCTGCGCGAGAACGAGTCGATCTACATCCCGCTGGGCGCCGTCCACCGGCTGGAGAACCCGGGCAAGGTGACGCTGAACCTGATCGAGGTGCAGTCGGGGTCGTACCTGGGCGAGGACGACATCGTCCGCCTGACCGACACCTACGGCCGGGCCTGA